A single window of Bombyx mori chromosome 17, ASM3026992v2 DNA harbors:
- the LOC105841774 gene encoding uncharacterized protein LOC105841774 isoform X1, which translates to MGPNMFNLEKLVGRENFATWKFSMKAYLEHEDLWCCVECHDGKPVDAVKDIKAKSKLILLLDPQNYVHVQDCKTVKQVWENLQKAFDDNGLTRRVGLLKDLINTTLDSSNRVEDYVSKIMNTAHKLRNISFDVNDEWLGTLMLAGLPEEYKPMIMGLESSGIKISADSVKSKLIQEVNTSKSAAFYTNSRKPRNNTSSIKTKGPRCFNCNRNGHFAKYCKLPKKQTANKGESTSFVAAFSATVSKNVSNEWYIDSGASMHMTSRIDWMYNVTESSVKNITVANREPLAVNGVGCVNIQLSQENKIQVKNVLFVPGLATNLLSVGAIVKNGYKVTFNDKGCEVGNSKGEVICSAKLKNSLYVLETCKEVAHLVSRNKNSNNTYLWHLRMGHLNMSDVKKLPTCSEGVTLIPDVNDVTCTHCMEGKQARLPFKNTGTRATRPLELIHSDLCGPMENISFGGMKYFITFTDDFTRMVHVYFLKDKLKILEIFKDFKLKVENELNYKIKRLRTDNGKEYCNYNFEKYLSNHGIIHQTSTPYTPQQNGLAERMNRTLVERARCMLFYANLEKKFWTEAVATAAYVVNRSPTKSLEGKTPYELWKGKKPNLSHLKIFGSEAMVHVPKEKRHKWDKKSVKMIFMGYCDSSKGYRLMDPKTLKIIKSRDVIFIENVETSIPIEDNRTVTVSSVPSETEDSENSSVSREQEIHTQESSATAPLMSSKDSNIRKGDSEDSSEYDTDTGELDATYHPPYPIRQDYSSSITLRQRNKQCDTQDGKTSLLCLYSDLTDPQTVEEVLTSSQAAEWKRAMDEEYSSLMKNKTWSLTELPPGKKALPCKWVFKIKTDQNGNVTRYKARLVIKGYAQRKGTDYEETYSPVVRYTTIRYLFALTAKYGLDIDQMDAVSAFLQGEIDTEIYMVQPEQYKQGSKDGAISWRSQKQQTVALSTAEAEYMSMSSAAQEALWLQQLHTELGQQKNNPLIIFCDNQSAIKLSNNYCYLPRSKHIDIRYHFLKDHVSNLDIKYCYIKGEEMVADNLTKGTSVDKHLYCLTKMGLHSKGGC; encoded by the exons ATGGGCCCAAATatgtttaatttagaaaaactggtaGGAAGAGAAAACTTTGCCACGTGGAAATTCAGCATGAAAGCATATTTGGAACATGAAGACTTGTGGTGTTGTGTCGAATGCCACGACGGCAAGCCGGTGGATGCTGTAAAGGATATCAAAGCGAAATCAAAGCTGATCTTACTACTGGATCCGCAAAATTATGTCCATGTTCAAGACTGTAAAACCGTCAAACAAGTGTGGGAAAATTTGCAAAAGGCATTTGATGATAATGGTTTAACAAGAAGGGTAGGTTTGCTTAAAGATTTGATCAACACCACATTAGATTCAAGTAACAGAGTTGAAGATTACGTAAGTAAAATAATGAACACAGCACACAAGTTACGTAATATTAGTTTTGATGTCAATGATGAGTGGCTTGGCACCTTGATGTTGGCTGGCTTACCAGAAGAATACAAACCCATGATTATGGGCTTAGAGAGCTCTGGCATTAAAATAAGTGCTGATTCAGTAAAATCTAAACTTATACAAGAAGTTAATACATCAAAATCAGCAGCCTTCTATACAAATTCCAGAAAACCCAGAAATAATACCTCATCGATAAAAACAAAGGGTCCGAGATGCTTTAACTGCAATAGGAATGGACATTTCGCTAAATATTGTAAACTACCAAAGAAACAAACGGCAAATAAAGGAGAAAGTACTAGTTTTGTGGCAGCTTTTTCAGCTACAGTCAGCAAAAATGTAAGTAATGAATGGTACATTGACTCTGGTGCATCCATGCATATGACAAGCAGAATTGATTGGATGTATAATGTAACTGAATCATCTGTAAAAAACATCACTGTGGCTAACAGAGAACCCTTAGCTGTGAATGGAGTTGGCTGTGTGAACATTCAGCTAagtcaagaaaataaaatacaagttaaaaatgttttatttgtacCTGGGCTGGCTACTAATCTTCTCTCAGTTGGAGCTATTGTGAAAAATGGATATAAGGTCACATTTAATGACAAAGGATGTGAAGTTGGAAATAGTAAAGGTGAAGTAATATGCTCTGCAAAGCTGAAGAATAGTTTGTATGTATTAGAGACCTGTAAGGAAGTGGCCCACTTGGTCTCAAGAAATAAGAATAGCAATAATACTTACCTGTGGCACCTGCGGATGGGTCATTTGAATATGTCTGATGTAAAGAAGCTACCTACATGCTCTGAGGGAGTGACTCTTATTCCAGATGTAAATGATGTCACTTGCACACATTGTATGGAAGGTAAGCAAGCTAGGTTACCTTTTAAAAATACTGGAACAAGAGCTACGAGACCTCTAGAATTAATCCATTCTGACTTGTGTGGTCCTATGGAGAACATTTCATTTGGAGGTATGAAATACTTCATTACTTTCACTGATGATTTCACACGAATGGTTCATGTCTATTTTCTTAAAGACAAGTTGAAAATATTAGAGATTTTTAAGGATTTTAAACTGAAAGTAGAGaatgaattaaattataaaattaaaaggcTTCGCACAGATAATGGCAAAGAATACTGCaactataattttgaaaaatacctATCTAATCATGGTATAATTCATCAGACCTCTACTCCGTATACTCCACAGCAGAACGGCCTGGCCGAGAGAATGAACAGGACTTTAGTTGAACGCGCAAGATGCATGTTATTTTATGCTAACTTAGAAAAGAAATTCTGGACTGAAGCAGTAGCAACTGCTGCTTATGTTGTGAATCGTTCCCCGACAAAGTCATTAGAAGGTAAAACTCCATATGAATTGTGGAAAGGTAAGAAACCTAACTTATCACATCTAAAAATATTTGGCTCTGAAGCTATGGTCCATGTGCCAAAGGAAAAACGCCACAAATGGGATAAAAAATCAGTAAAAATGATATTTATGGGTTATTGCGACAGTTCCAAAGGATATCGTTTAATGGACCCTAAAACACTTAAAATAATCAAAAGCAgagatgttatttttattgaaaatgtgGAAACTTCTATTCCAATTGAGGATAATCGCACAGTCACTGTCAGTTCTGTTCCTTCAGAAACTGAGGACTCAGAGAATTCCAGTGTCAGCCGGGAACAAGAGATACACACTCAGGAGTCATCTGCAACTGCACCTTTAATGTCTAGTAAAGACTCAAATATACGAAAAGGTGATAGTGAAGACTCAAGTGAGTATGACACTGACACTGGGGAACTAGATGCCACTTATCACCCGCCTTATCCGATAAGACAAGACTATAGTAGTAGTATAACATTAAGGCAACGAAATAAACAATGTGATACACAGGATGGCAAAACGAGCCTATTGTGTTTGTATTCAGATTTGACTGATCCACAAACAGTTGAGGAGGTACTGACATCTTCACAAGCTGCAGAATGGAAGAGAGCCATGGATGAAGAATATAGTTCccttatgaaaaataaaacttggTCATTGACAGAACTTCCTCCAGGTAAAAAGGCTCTCCCATGCAAGTGggtattcaaaattaaaacagaccAAAATGGAAATGTCACCCGTTACAAGGCAAGACTTGTAATAAAAGGCTATGCTCAAAGAAAGGGCACCGATTATGAGGAAACATACTCTCCAGTTGTCAGGTACACAACTATTCGCTACTTATTTGCTTTAACGGCTAAATATGGATTGGATATAGATCAAATGGATGCTGTATCGGCCTTTCTACAGGGAGAAATTGATACTGAGATCTATATGGTGCAGCCAGAACAGTATAAGCAAGGGTCTAAG GATGGTGCTATATCTTGGCGCTCTCAAAAGCAACAGACTGTCGCTCTCTCCACTGCTGAAGCCGAGTATATGTCGATGTCGTCAGCGGCGCAGGAAGCGTTGTGGCTTCAACAATTACATACCGAGCTCGGTCAACAGAAGAACAACCCTCTCATCATCTTTTGTGATAATCAGAGTGCtataaaattatcaaataattattgttatttaccCAGATCAAAACATATTGATATTCGTTATCATTTTCTCAAAGACCATGTCAGTAACTTAGATATAAAGTATTGTTATATAAAGGGTGAGGAAATGGTAGCTGATAATTTAACTAAGGGTACTAGTGTTGATAAACATTTGTATTGTTTAACGAAAATGGGGTTGCATTCCAAGGGAGGGTGTTAG
- the LOC105841774 gene encoding uncharacterized protein LOC105841774 isoform X3, giving the protein MMSLAHIVWKQNGLAERMNRTLVERARCMLFYANLEKKFWTEAVATAAYVVNRSPTKSLEGKTPYELWKGKKPNLSHLKIFGSEAMVHVPKEKRHKWDKKSVKMIFMGYCDSSKGYRLMDPKTLKIIKSRDVIFIENVETSIPIEDNRTVTVSSVPSETEDSENSSVSREQEIHTQESSATAPLMSSKDSNIRKGDSEDSSEYDTDTGELDATYHPPYPIRQDYSSSITLRQRNKQCDTQDGKTSLLCLYSDLTDPQTVEEVLTSSQAAEWKRAMDEEYSSLMKNKTWSLTELPPGKKALPCKWVFKIKTDQNGNVTRYKARLVIKGYAQRKGTDYEETYSPVVRYTTIRYLFALTAKYGLDIDQMDAVSAFLQGEIDTEIYMVQPEQYKQGSKDGAISWRSQKQQTVALSTAEAEYMSMSSAAQEALWLQQLHTELGQQKNNPLIIFCDNQSAIKLSNNYCYLPRSKHIDIRYHFLKDHVSNLDIKYCYIKGEEMVADNLTKGTSVDKHLYCLTKMGLHSKGGC; this is encoded by the exons ATGATGTCACTTGCACACATTGTATGGAAG CAGAACGGCCTGGCCGAGAGAATGAACAGGACTTTAGTTGAACGCGCAAGATGCATGTTATTTTATGCTAACTTAGAAAAGAAATTCTGGACTGAAGCAGTAGCAACTGCTGCTTATGTTGTGAATCGTTCCCCGACAAAGTCATTAGAAGGTAAAACTCCATATGAATTGTGGAAAGGTAAGAAACCTAACTTATCACATCTAAAAATATTTGGCTCTGAAGCTATGGTCCATGTGCCAAAGGAAAAACGCCACAAATGGGATAAAAAATCAGTAAAAATGATATTTATGGGTTATTGCGACAGTTCCAAAGGATATCGTTTAATGGACCCTAAAACACTTAAAATAATCAAAAGCAgagatgttatttttattgaaaatgtgGAAACTTCTATTCCAATTGAGGATAATCGCACAGTCACTGTCAGTTCTGTTCCTTCAGAAACTGAGGACTCAGAGAATTCCAGTGTCAGCCGGGAACAAGAGATACACACTCAGGAGTCATCTGCAACTGCACCTTTAATGTCTAGTAAAGACTCAAATATACGAAAAGGTGATAGTGAAGACTCAAGTGAGTATGACACTGACACTGGGGAACTAGATGCCACTTATCACCCGCCTTATCCGATAAGACAAGACTATAGTAGTAGTATAACATTAAGGCAACGAAATAAACAATGTGATACACAGGATGGCAAAACGAGCCTATTGTGTTTGTATTCAGATTTGACTGATCCACAAACAGTTGAGGAGGTACTGACATCTTCACAAGCTGCAGAATGGAAGAGAGCCATGGATGAAGAATATAGTTCccttatgaaaaataaaacttggTCATTGACAGAACTTCCTCCAGGTAAAAAGGCTCTCCCATGCAAGTGggtattcaaaattaaaacagaccAAAATGGAAATGTCACCCGTTACAAGGCAAGACTTGTAATAAAAGGCTATGCTCAAAGAAAGGGCACCGATTATGAGGAAACATACTCTCCAGTTGTCAGGTACACAACTATTCGCTACTTATTTGCTTTAACGGCTAAATATGGATTGGATATAGATCAAATGGATGCTGTATCGGCCTTTCTACAGGGAGAAATTGATACTGAGATCTATATGGTGCAGCCAGAACAGTATAAGCAAGGGTCTAAG GATGGTGCTATATCTTGGCGCTCTCAAAAGCAACAGACTGTCGCTCTCTCCACTGCTGAAGCCGAGTATATGTCGATGTCGTCAGCGGCGCAGGAAGCGTTGTGGCTTCAACAATTACATACCGAGCTCGGTCAACAGAAGAACAACCCTCTCATCATCTTTTGTGATAATCAGAGTGCtataaaattatcaaataattattgttatttaccCAGATCAAAACATATTGATATTCGTTATCATTTTCTCAAAGACCATGTCAGTAACTTAGATATAAAGTATTGTTATATAAAGGGTGAGGAAATGGTAGCTGATAATTTAACTAAGGGTACTAGTGTTGATAAACATTTGTATTGTTTAACGAAAATGGGGTTGCATTCCAAGGGAGGGTGTTAG
- the LOC692912 gene encoding triacylglycerol lipase (The RefSeq protein has 2 substitutions compared to this genomic sequence): MYRQSYKSLRLVAHAQYLLECTKMKMHVFLVILVALARVSVQGFDLFGSSRSLVNNFEDARNYIETQKDKVIEEWSSYMEDIKLSSSWTNFLEDKENPSLEDPDVVLSVPAMITRRGYRCETHSLISQGYVLNIHRIPQARSGGDTPSNTVILQHGLFASSADWVLNGPGKSLAFVLADAGYDVWMPNIRGNRYSREHTTLKSSSTQYWNFSWHEVAQHDIPAIIDYIRERKGSDTKIAYMGHSMGSTMLFAMLALRPEYNAVLRAGLALGPVVYLSHIKSPVKTLAPVVANAARMNVIKNGELVPKQSGFGQMMSACSSDDVDTYVCKNAIFFICGTDEKQFNKTLLPVFLSHLGTGTSMKTILHFAQEIDAAGRFQQFDYGPTNNMKIYNSETPPEYDLRKITLPIYLLYSRNDLLSSEQDVDKLYQDWETRTEIYLVPDPEFNHVDYLMANDAPRLLNDKVLQFLLAAFADHQGPDRHMGTRESVRQYKASRKVLNT; encoded by the coding sequence ATGTACAGGCAGTCGTATAAAAGCTTGCGATTAGTCGCGCACGCTCAGTATCTACTTGAATGTACGAAAATGAAGATGCACGTGTTCTTAGTTATTTTGGTGGCACTAGCGCGTGTCTCCGTCCAAGGGTTTGATTTGTTCGGAAGCTCGAGAAGCCTCGTCAATAACTTCGAAGACGCTCGTAACTACATCGAAACGCAAAAAGATAAGGTCATCGAAGAATGGTCCTCCTACATGGAAGACATAAAGCTGTCGAGCTCGTGGACGAACTTCTTAGAAGATAAAGAGAATCCGTCCTTGGAAGACCCCGACGTGGTGCTGAGCGTGCCCGCGATGATCACGCGGCGCGGCTACCGCTGTGAGACCCACTCGCTCATCTCCCAGGGATACGTGTTAAACATTCACAGGATACCGCAGGCTCGAAGCGGCGGCGACACTCCATCGAATACCGTGATACTTCAGCACGGCTTGTTTGCGAGCTCTGCCGACTGGGTCCTGAACGGGCCTGGAAAATCCTTAGCCTTCGTGTTGGCGGACGCCGGCTACGACGTCTGGATGCCAAACATAAGAGGTAACAGATATTCGAGGGAGCACACCACTTTAAAGAGCAGTTCGACTCAATATTGGAATTTCTCGTGGCACGAGGTCGCCCAGCACGACATCCCGGCCATCATAGACTATATCAGGGAGAGGAAGGGCTCGGACACAAAGATCGCGTACATGGGCCACTCGATGGGTTCCACGATGCTGTTCGCGATGCTGGCGCTGCGGCCGGAGTACAACGCGGTGCTGCGGGCGGGGCTCGCGCTCGGCCCCGTCGTCTACTTGTCTCATATCAAGTCGCCGGTCAAAACGCTAGCTCCGGTTGTCGCCAACGCGGCAAGAATGAACGTTATTAAAAACGGCGAATTTGTGCCGAAACAATCTGGCTTCGGACAAATGATGAGCGCGTGCAGCTCCGACGACGTGGACACGTACGTTTGTAAAAACGCAATATTCTTCATCTGCGGCACCGACGAGAAGCAGTTTAACAAGACGCTGCTGCCGGTGTTCCTGTCGCACCTCGGGACCGGCACGTCCATGAAGACCATCCTTCACTTCGCGCAGGAGATCGACGCCGCGGGACGCTTCCAGCAGTTCGACTACGGACCCAccaataatatgaaaatatacaATTCAGAAACTCCACCAGAATACGATCTGCGCAAAATCACTCTTCCCATTTACCTGCTGTACTCAAGGAATGATTTATTGTCTAGCGAACAAGATGTTGATAAACTGTACCAAGATTTGGAAACCAGAACAGAAATCTACCTCGTACCGGACCCTGAGTTCAACCACGTGGATTACCTGATGGCGAACGACGCTCCGAGACTCTTGAACGACAAGGTGTTGCAGTTCTTGCTCGCAGCTTTTGCGGACCACCAAGGACCTGATCGTCACATGGGAACTCGCGAGTCAGTCCGCCAATACAAAGCATCACGTAAAGTGTTGAACACGTGA
- the LOC105841774 gene encoding uncharacterized protein LOC105841774 isoform X2 gives MMSLAHIVWKQNGLAERMNRTLVERARCMLFYANLEKKFWTEAVATAAYVVNRSPTKSLEGKTPYELWKGKKPNLSHLKIFGSEAMVHVPKEKRHKWDKKSVKMIFMGYCDSSKGYRLMDPKTLKIIKSRDVIFIENVETSIPIEDNRTVTVSSVPSETEDSENSSVSREQEIHTQESSATAPLMSSKDSNIRKGDSEDSSEYDTDTGELDATYHPPYPIRQDYSSSITLRQRNKQCDTQDGKTSLLCLYSDLTDPQTVEEVLTSSQAAEWKRAMDEEYSSLMKNKTWSLTELPPGKKALPCKWVFKIKTDQNGNVTRYKARLVIKGYAQRKGTDYEETYSPVVRYTTIRYLFALTAKYGLDIDQMDAVSAFLQGEIDTEIYMVQPEQYKQGSKVCKLHKSIYGLKQASRLWNLKLNCVLHELGMQQSRTDPCIYYNVEKNTFIAIWVDDLILLTSQKKTKNLLKEKLKEHFEMKDIGSTSYCLGLQITRDGGKVMIDQEKYIKEMLARFKMSDCKPVRSPFEVGMKFNEKKEEDELIDCPYQQAIGSLLYLAQGTRPDISFAVNTMSRFNKDYTAAHWTAVKRIFRYLQGTKDFKLVYTKDGNENITGYCDADWASDVRDRKSSTGYVFMLQDGAISWRSQKQQTVALSTAEAEYMSMSSAAQEALWLQQLHTELGQQKNNPLIIFCDNQSAIKLSNNYCYLPRSKHIDIRYHFLKDHVSNLDIKYCYIKGEEMVADNLTKGTSVDKHLYCLTKMGLHSKGGC, from the exons ATGATGTCACTTGCACACATTGTATGGAAG CAGAACGGCCTGGCCGAGAGAATGAACAGGACTTTAGTTGAACGCGCAAGATGCATGTTATTTTATGCTAACTTAGAAAAGAAATTCTGGACTGAAGCAGTAGCAACTGCTGCTTATGTTGTGAATCGTTCCCCGACAAAGTCATTAGAAGGTAAAACTCCATATGAATTGTGGAAAGGTAAGAAACCTAACTTATCACATCTAAAAATATTTGGCTCTGAAGCTATGGTCCATGTGCCAAAGGAAAAACGCCACAAATGGGATAAAAAATCAGTAAAAATGATATTTATGGGTTATTGCGACAGTTCCAAAGGATATCGTTTAATGGACCCTAAAACACTTAAAATAATCAAAAGCAgagatgttatttttattgaaaatgtgGAAACTTCTATTCCAATTGAGGATAATCGCACAGTCACTGTCAGTTCTGTTCCTTCAGAAACTGAGGACTCAGAGAATTCCAGTGTCAGCCGGGAACAAGAGATACACACTCAGGAGTCATCTGCAACTGCACCTTTAATGTCTAGTAAAGACTCAAATATACGAAAAGGTGATAGTGAAGACTCAAGTGAGTATGACACTGACACTGGGGAACTAGATGCCACTTATCACCCGCCTTATCCGATAAGACAAGACTATAGTAGTAGTATAACATTAAGGCAACGAAATAAACAATGTGATACACAGGATGGCAAAACGAGCCTATTGTGTTTGTATTCAGATTTGACTGATCCACAAACAGTTGAGGAGGTACTGACATCTTCACAAGCTGCAGAATGGAAGAGAGCCATGGATGAAGAATATAGTTCccttatgaaaaataaaacttggTCATTGACAGAACTTCCTCCAGGTAAAAAGGCTCTCCCATGCAAGTGggtattcaaaattaaaacagaccAAAATGGAAATGTCACCCGTTACAAGGCAAGACTTGTAATAAAAGGCTATGCTCAAAGAAAGGGCACCGATTATGAGGAAACATACTCTCCAGTTGTCAGGTACACAACTATTCGCTACTTATTTGCTTTAACGGCTAAATATGGATTGGATATAGATCAAATGGATGCTGTATCGGCCTTTCTACAGGGAGAAATTGATACTGAGATCTATATGGTGCAGCCAGAACAGTATAAGCAAGGGTCTAAGGTATGTAAGTTACATAAATCTATTTATGGTCTTAAACAGGCCAGTAGACTGTGGAACCTGAAATTAAATTGTGTACTACATGAGTTAGGTATGCAACAATCAAGAACAGATCCTTGTATCTATTATAATGTAGAGAAAAACACGTTTATAGCTATCTGGGTCgatgatttaattttgttgacttctcaaaagaaaacaaaaaatttgttGAAAGAAAAGTTAAAGGAACACTTTGAAATGAAGGATATTGGTTCGACAAGCTATTGCTTAGGTTTACAGATTACCAGAGATGGAGGTAAAGTAATGATAGatcaagaaaaatatataaaagagatGTTAGCAAGGTTCAAAATGTCTGACTGTAAACCTGTAAGATCACCTTTTGAAGTTGGTATGAAATTCAATGAGAAGAAGGAAGAGGATGAATTGATTGACTGTCCATATCAACAGGCAATTGGCTCTTTGTTGTATTTGGCTCAAGGTACCCGGCCGGATATATCATTTGCAGTAAATACAATGAGCAGATTCAACAAGGATTATACTGCTGCACATTGGACAGCTGTGAAAAGAATTTTTAGATACTTGCAgggtacaaaagatttcaaattAGTTTATACCAAAGATGGTAATGAGAACATCACAGGATATTGTGATGCCGACTGGGCGAGCGATGTACGTGATCGTAAGTCGTCCACTGGTTACGTATTTATGTTACAGGATGGTGCTATATCTTGGCGCTCTCAAAAGCAACAGACTGTCGCTCTCTCCACTGCTGAAGCCGAGTATATGTCGATGTCGTCAGCGGCGCAGGAAGCGTTGTGGCTTCAACAATTACATACCGAGCTCGGTCAACAGAAGAACAACCCTCTCATCATCTTTTGTGATAATCAGAGTGCtataaaattatcaaataattattgttatttaccCAGATCAAAACATATTGATATTCGTTATCATTTTCTCAAAGACCATGTCAGTAACTTAGATATAAAGTATTGTTATATAAAGGGTGAGGAAATGGTAGCTGATAATTTAACTAAGGGTACTAGTGTTGATAAACATTTGTATTGTTTAACGAAAATGGGGTTGCATTCCAAGGGAGGGTGTTAG
- the LOC105841774 gene encoding uncharacterized protein LOC105841774 isoform X4: MGPNMFNLEKLVGRENFATWKFSMKAYLEHEDLWCCVECHDGKPVDAVKDIKAKSKLILLLDPQNYVHVQDCKTVKQVWENLQKAFDDNGLTRRVGLLKDLINTTLDSSNRVEDYVSKIMNTAHKLRNISFDVNDEWLGTLMLAGLPEEYKPMIMGLESSGIKISADSVKSKLIQEVNTSKSAAFYTNSRKPRNNTSSIKTKGPRCFNCNRNGHFAKYCKLPKKQTANKGESTSFVAAFSATVSKNVSNEWYIDSGASMHMTSRIDWMYNVTESSVKNITVANREPLAVNGVGCVNIQLSQENKIQVKNVLFVPGLATNLLSVGAIVKNGYKVTFNDKGCEVGNSKGEVICSAKLKNSLYVLETCKEVAHLVSRNKNSNNTYLWHLRMGHLNMSDVKKLPTCSEGVTLIPDVNDVTCTHCMEGWCYILALSKATDCRSLHC, encoded by the exons ATGGGCCCAAATatgtttaatttagaaaaactggtaGGAAGAGAAAACTTTGCCACGTGGAAATTCAGCATGAAAGCATATTTGGAACATGAAGACTTGTGGTGTTGTGTCGAATGCCACGACGGCAAGCCGGTGGATGCTGTAAAGGATATCAAAGCGAAATCAAAGCTGATCTTACTACTGGATCCGCAAAATTATGTCCATGTTCAAGACTGTAAAACCGTCAAACAAGTGTGGGAAAATTTGCAAAAGGCATTTGATGATAATGGTTTAACAAGAAGGGTAGGTTTGCTTAAAGATTTGATCAACACCACATTAGATTCAAGTAACAGAGTTGAAGATTACGTAAGTAAAATAATGAACACAGCACACAAGTTACGTAATATTAGTTTTGATGTCAATGATGAGTGGCTTGGCACCTTGATGTTGGCTGGCTTACCAGAAGAATACAAACCCATGATTATGGGCTTAGAGAGCTCTGGCATTAAAATAAGTGCTGATTCAGTAAAATCTAAACTTATACAAGAAGTTAATACATCAAAATCAGCAGCCTTCTATACAAATTCCAGAAAACCCAGAAATAATACCTCATCGATAAAAACAAAGGGTCCGAGATGCTTTAACTGCAATAGGAATGGACATTTCGCTAAATATTGTAAACTACCAAAGAAACAAACGGCAAATAAAGGAGAAAGTACTAGTTTTGTGGCAGCTTTTTCAGCTACAGTCAGCAAAAATGTAAGTAATGAATGGTACATTGACTCTGGTGCATCCATGCATATGACAAGCAGAATTGATTGGATGTATAATGTAACTGAATCATCTGTAAAAAACATCACTGTGGCTAACAGAGAACCCTTAGCTGTGAATGGAGTTGGCTGTGTGAACATTCAGCTAagtcaagaaaataaaatacaagttaaaaatgttttatttgtacCTGGGCTGGCTACTAATCTTCTCTCAGTTGGAGCTATTGTGAAAAATGGATATAAGGTCACATTTAATGACAAAGGATGTGAAGTTGGAAATAGTAAAGGTGAAGTAATATGCTCTGCAAAGCTGAAGAATAGTTTGTATGTATTAGAGACCTGTAAGGAAGTGGCCCACTTGGTCTCAAGAAATAAGAATAGCAATAATACTTACCTGTGGCACCTGCGGATGGGTCATTTGAATATGTCTGATGTAAAGAAGCTACCTACATGCTCTGAGGGAGTGACTCTTATTCCAGATGTAAATGATGTCACTTGCACACATTGTATGGAAG GATGGTGCTATATCTTGGCGCTCTCAAAAGCAACAGACTGTCGCTCTCTCCACTGCTGA